In a genomic window of Telopea speciosissima isolate NSW1024214 ecotype Mountain lineage chromosome 5, Tspe_v1, whole genome shotgun sequence:
- the LOC122661143 gene encoding phospholipase A2-alpha has product MARIRSLKLGFLLLFALTVLHFSSIYVHALNVGIQSTNAAFSLSKECSKKCESDFCSVPPFLRYGKYCGILYSGCPGEKPCDGLDACCMKHDACIQTKNNDYLSQECSQEFLNCMEYFKNSGGHTFKGNKCSVEEVIDVITVVMEAALLAGKVFHKP; this is encoded by the exons ATGGCCAGAATCCGATCATTGAAGTtaggttttcttctcctttttgcCCTCACTGTCTTACACTTTTCTTCTATTTACGTCCATGCCCTCAACGTTGGTATTCAGTCTACAAATGCAGCTTTCTCTCTG agtaaagaatgcagtaaaaaatgtGAATCAGATTTCTGCTCAG TGCCTCCATTTCTGAGGTATGGGAAGTACTGTGGAATCTTGTACAGTGGGTGTCCTGGGGAGAAGCCATGTGATGGCTTAGATGCTTGTTGTATGAAACATGATGCCTGCATTCAAACTAAGAACA ATGATTACCTTAGCCAAGAATGCAGCCAAGAATTTCTGAATTGCATGGAGTACTTCAAAAACTCAGGAGGGCATACCTTTAAAGGCAACAAGTGTTCAGTTGAAGAGGTGATTGATGTAATAACAGTTGTTATGGAGGCAGCTCTGTTAGCAGGGAAGGTTTTCCATAAGCCTTAG